One genomic segment of Panicum virgatum strain AP13 chromosome 2N, P.virgatum_v5, whole genome shotgun sequence includes these proteins:
- the LOC120660497 gene encoding external alternative NAD(P)H-ubiquinone oxidoreductase B1, mitochondrial-like → MTLQSSATAAAATAGGFAAVRRAKSWWSGRRAASTLPTPRRTPAASIRRDPAPAGASAPARRSPRCRPSHARGPRCQPSSTQKLLFAFSEDVAAIFRVADKDNSGTLTVKKIKDVPGDICERYPQVELYLKSNQMKGFHDLLKDSDGNSKELKELDI, encoded by the exons ATGACGCTCCAATCATCGGCaacggcggctgcggcgacggcgggaggctttgcggcggtgcggcgagcgAAGAGCTGGTGGAGCGGGAGAAGAGCGGCCTCGACGCTGCCCACTCCGCGGCGGACTCCGGCCGCTTCCATCCGCCGCGACCCTGCTCCCGCCGGTGCCTCCGCCCCAGCGCGCCGGAGCCCTCGCTGCCGGCCGTCGCACGCGCGAGGCCCTCGCTGCCAGCCGTCGAGCACCCAAAAATTATTGTTTGCCTTCTCT GAAGATGTTGCTGCCATATTCAGAGTAGCAGACAAGGATAACTCTGGCACTTTAACtgtgaagaaaataaaagatgttcCTGGAGACATCTGTGAGAGATACCCACAAGTGGAGTTGTATCTTAAATCCAACCAAATGAAGGGCTTCCATGATCTACTCAAGGACTCGGATGGCAACTCCAAGGAGTTGAAAGAACTGGACATTTAG